tacaggcttgagccaccgcgcccggccccctccctctatttcttacaactgcatgtgaaacTATAATGATCTcgacattaaaattttaattttaaaaaataccgaAATTTCATGGGTATTATTACTTGGAGTGAAGCTAACAAAAAATAGTTAATTGAGGAAGAATATTAGGTAATAATTGTATCACGGTATAGGTGATATTCTAGCATAGTGGTTAACAACACAGACCTCAGAATCAGATAATCTGgacataaattatatttaaccTCTCCAAGCTTTAATTTCTTCATGTGTGAAGTAGAGATGAGAACATAaagattaaattatattataCACATGAAAGCATTTGGAAGAGTGTTTAGCACACAGAAAGCTATCAGGAAATGTTGTCTATTGTTTAGTCTattgcatataataaaatatgccAAAATTATGAAGATGGTACACGTAGTCGCTATATATGAATTTATAGTATGTTATCTAAATGAGTGTTTTATGTAAATGCAGTATTTATGGGGCCTTGGAGTTTACTCCTTATTGACTACCCTAGCAGACTCTCTCATCTTCTGTTACTTTCACTTTGAAACTGCCAAATCTAGCAAAAACTATCTCAAACTATCATTGAAATAAGATTGCCAATTTGCCAATGTAAATTCATGGATTCCAACAGTCAGACCTGGATTAAAGTCTGCATTCAGTCCTTGGTCAATTAATTTAACCTATGTCTCAGTTTACTCATAAGTAAAATGAAGCTAATAATATAACCTACCTCTAACAGTATTGTGTTTAAATTAAATAACAGCCAGATTACTATAATTTGATAACAAAACACCAAGTAGTTgctttggctttatttttctgtgatttgaTTCTTGGTcttcaatttcattttgtttttctgaattgtATAATTGGTTCACATTTGAGGTTTGTGTTTTAATTattcaaattattcatttttaactttttagtttccCTAATAtgagtcatttttattttgtttagatgGCATAGAGCTGTGTCTACCAACTTACTAAAACAAAATGTATTGGTCCCTAAAGAGGAGTCATCCAGTGATAGTGACATGGGATTTCATGAAAGtcaacaaaatcagaaaagaaatttgATGACGAAAGTGAAGACTGCTTTTGGGAGGATGCTGTCCTACAAGTGTAGAAGCAAGCTAGCAAGTGCCAGCAAAGAGGGCTCCACTGACCATAAGGAAGCCCTACTGTCAAACATGCAGAGCCTTCTCCCTAGGATTGTCAAGGAGCTTCCATCTCCCAAGTTATTTACAGCAAAAATGAGAAAGCTTTCAGAGAATGGTAATCAAATTCGGGCAATTTGTCACTGGGTTGAGGCCAAGAGGAAGAGTGAAATTAGGATGGATTATCTTGCTATAAAAGTATGGCAGCCCAGAGGAGCTTGTctgaaatgcagaatctcaggctctACCTGGGACCTTCTGAGTCAGAAGCCACACTTTAGCAAGATCCTCAGTTGGCTTGTATGTtcatactgtgtgtgtgtgtgtgtgtgtgtgtgtgtgtgtgtgtgtgttttagatggaatctcgctctatcacccaggctgtagtgcagaggcataatctcggctcactgcaacctctgccttctgggttcaagcaattttcctctctcagcctcctgagtagctggaactacaggagtgtgccaccacacccagctaaattttgtatttttactagagataaggtttcaccctgttggccaggctggtctcgaactcctgacctcaggtgatccatttgccttggcctcccaaagtgctgggattacaggtgtgagccccatgCCTCACCTTGTTCATACCTTTTGAGAAGCACTGAATTGGATTGCCTTAGAGGTTCCTCCCAGTTCAATTAAACAGTTTTCTAATCAgtttaaaatcactttttatttaaatatatgtgtgtgtatattcatatatacattatatataatttatatatatatgaaaatcaaaCTCAAgcgggatttttgttttgtttctggaaaaAGTAGTGATGCAGACTTTCACATGGCTACTTCTAACAGTGGAGGGGGTAgtggaaattaaatgaaaaaaatgtataactgGTAAGTCATAAAGAATGCTCACTTTTATTGCATCTACTTTCTATGTACTGtgtggaagaatcaatatttgaACTGttaattttaagtcatttttgcAACTAGTAATAATGCCATTTGGCATCCTATGGGTCATGACTAACAATACTACCAATGTTTGCATTCTCATCTGtagcttttcaaaaaataaatggagtctaggctgggagcagtggctcacgcctgtaatcccagctctttggaaggctgaagcaggtggatcacttgagcccaggagtttgagaccagcctgggcaacctggtgaaaccatctctaccaaaaatataaaaaaaaaaattagtcaggcatggtggcatgtgcccgtagtccctactaggggagctgaggtgggcgaatcgcttgaatctgggaggcagagattgcagtgagctgagattgtgccactgcactccagcctgggtgacagaaagagaccctgtctcaaaaaaaaaaaaaaaaaaaaagaagaaagagtctatttttatagcacttttatatttacagaaaaattaaacagaaaatgtaGAGTTCCCATGTATACCTTCCCTTCCCTGATCCCCACAGCTCCTATTATTAACATATTGCCttagtgtggtacatttacaATCGATGAaccaatattaatatattattattattaactgaagttaTAGTTTACATTATGGTTCCCTCTTTATATTGTGCAGTTCTGTGGGATTTGACAAATACCTACTTTTATGTCATACCCTGTCATAACAGGCATCCaccagtatcatacagaataatttcactgcTTTATATATCCTCTGTAGCTTTTTAATGTCCTTCACAGCACAGAATCAGGAAACACACAGCCCTTATAgtgtatgtaaatatacatacaaCTTCACATTTTACACACCATGATCAGGCAACAAAACTGATGTGTGCttttcccaggaaaaaaaaaaaaaagaaaatcttggtgGTTTCCAGCCGACTAATTTCAAACAAACTCTCTGTTCTGGAAAAAGCAGTCACTAATACAAGCATCCAAGCATCTAGCAATTACCTGGTATGGATTGAGCTGTATATTTCTGTTGAAAATAACAAAGAGGATATGCTTCTATATTGCTGGGGCTGGAATTGAAGAATCCAGCAGAAAACAGAGGATCAAATTTCTACTCTTAATCTGTGCActggtttatttttgtcttagttGGAATAACAAATATCAACTAAGATTTCTCCAGAAAATATACTCATCCTTTAGGATGTAGTTCAAACATTAATACCCTTTGTTGTAGCCCAAAATCAGTTGCTCTTCCCCGCTGACCttcaaaacatgtttttatatatttaacaaatatctgCTAAGTACTTATTATATGACAGCCACAATATTTGGATAGAGTAGCACATAAAACAGCCATGGTCCCTGCCTCATGGAGTTATAGCATAGAGGGGCTTTCAAACATGCAGAAAATTACATTTGTTCCAAAGGAGCACAGGATGCTATTGAAAGAAATCATGGGTGCTCTAACTTTAGGGGAGGGGTCTCAGGAAAGGCTTCCCCAAGGAAGGGACAATTAAATTGAGATCTGAAGGATGTCTAAGACATAAGGATGGCTTACACAAGGTGGAGGGGGGAGAACAGTTTCCCAGGAATAAGGGAGAGCATGTTCAAGTCACAATATCAAGAGATCACCAGGCACAATTTAGCAATGAAAGAAATCCAGCAGAGGTTGGAACACAGAGAGCTAAGGAGAGGCTGGTTGAATTAGGTAGTAAGGGTGTCTGTCATAGGACacattgagaatttttaactttCTTCTAAGGGTGATAAGAAACCATTGGGTACTTTCAAGCTGGGGATTTATATAATCTGATTTGCATTCTTAAAAGATAGCTTTGGCTGCATAGTGTAGATTGCATTGGATGAGGGTAAGCACAAATGCAGGAAGAACAATAAGCACCCGTACATTCTTTCAGGCAAAGAATGACATTAGCTTGGATTAGTCATGACAGTGGGAATGGGGAGATAAAGGGAGAAATAAGCATAGATAGAAGTTACAAGATTTGGGGAAGAGTTGGACAGTGAagggtgggggagagggaagaatTTCTGGATTGACCACTTGCTTTGAAGGTGGAGGCATCATTCACTAAGATAAGGAGCAATGGACCTGGATTGAAAAATAAGTCATGAGTTCTGGCTAGACTTGCTGACTTGAGGTCCCTGCCGAATAGCCAAGTGGAGGTGTCAAGTAGGCTAATGTATTCTCTGAGGGTCCCAGAGAAGTCCTTATCAGTAGACTTTAAGCAACAAGATGATTTTAGGTGTGCACACAGCATGAAGGAACAGCGTAACACACAGCAAATTGCAAACACACTTTCCCCAATGCTGTCATCAAGGAAAATGTCTCATTTAGTGACCCCctttattaagaaaaagagagtacctgtagtcccagctactcgggaggctgaggcaggagaatagcttgaacccaggaggcggaacgtgcagtgagccgagatcacaccactgcactccagcctgggtgacagagggagactctgtctcaaaagaaaaaaaaaaagaaaaagagagtaatCTTAGGTTTAGTGCCCTCTGCAAAAAATAACATAGCTTTGTTTTTAGCATAGTGATTTTAATGCCTATTTATGATACTAGTCTTAAATTTATGGTAGTGTTTTAGagtttcctttataaatacatttattgagtTAAGCACTGAAttgatatgttttaaaatgttaaggaaTCCAAGGTTCCCTGGCTCCTGGATATAGGAAAGATGAATCAATGATATGTAAATGACTGAGTCTTGAGCCACATTTCTTGAAAATAGAGAGAAAATTTGCTTTAATCCACAATGAATACCCAAGAGAGGGTCTTGCATAGTAGAGGAttacttttctaattccacaatGGTTCAGGGGAAAAACTTAAATCtcgaagagagagagaggtggctACCTTGTCAAAGATTGGGCTGGTGTCCACTGAGGTCATGACCATAACAAAAGGCAAATGTTGGCAGGAGAAAATGTAAGATTGGGAAGAGcaaatccattttttatttttaactctaaagaaaaaaagccacTGAAGCAGCATGTGATGCTGTCTTCtaagaatactgtatttttaataggaaaaatGTGTTCCTCATTGTGATCCTTACAGattcctttttccctctttctctaagCGACTATACAACTTGATGTTgtagaggcagagacagaggagaTAACCCAGGGAAATACACTCCTTCGGGCCAGGAGAACCACCAAGCGGTTATCTGTGACATCTCTTCCTTCAGGACTACAAAAGGTAAAACGCTAAACAAATTTGCCTCTAAAGACTTACATATAACTcaatgtttagagattttgtgAAAACCAAGTTCTGTCCTACCATAAGTCCTCCACGATAAGCCTTTAAATCTGCTGCTTCTGTCTCCTCTCCAAGAATTTAGGGTACTCTCTGGGTCAGATTCTTCTACTTCTATGCTCAAACTGTTCAGCTTCTACTACATCTGGGCAACAGTGGAGTTTGGATATTTGTAACTGACTTTCTCACTCTTCAAATGTTAGTATATTAGCATTCTGGCCTATCTGTGCATACTATGTGGAGTGGAACTCATTAGACCAGCACTGTCCAATGCAACTTTCCGTGAAGATGCAAGTATACATTGTCCAATATAGTAGCTGTTAGCCACACTGAAATGTGGTCAGTGCaattgaggaactgaatttttaatcttaattttcattgaaattaaaatgtaaatagccaTATGTACAACACAGAAAATGCAGTGTAGATGATCTAGGATGCTCCAAACCAATGCTTTTACTTATCCATAGGTATGCAtgggtttttgtgtgtttgttttgaggcagagtctcgctctgtcgctcgcccaggttggagtgcagtggcacaattttggctcactgcaacctctgtctcctgggttcaagcaattctcttacctcagcctcctatctagctgggactaccggcatgcacaaccatgcctggctaatttttgtagttttagtagagacagggtttcgccatgttggccaggctcgtctcgaactcctggtctcaagtgatccacctgccttggtctcccaaagtgctggaattacagatgtaagccactgtgaCCGGCCATGCATGTATGTTTGATCCTAAATTGCCCagtctgtttttcaaaaatagaaccatggactattattattttagatataagACTTACCTTAAAGCTATGTTCCAAAttctgttctaagtgctttaaaaatatcaactcGGATAATGCTTACAACAGCCCTATAATGTAGGTAGcaatattatccttattttaggGATAGTACTGAGtgtttaagtaatttgcccatgTAAGTGACAGAGCCAAGTTTCAAACCCAGGAAGACCTGGCTCTAGAGTCCTTAGTAGTAATTGCTATGCTATAGACTAACTGTACTGTCCAAATATGCTAGTCAATAGCTGAATGTCACTACctatgttaattaaaattaaatacaattaaaagttCAGTTCCCCAGTTGCACTAGCTACATTTCAAATGGCCAATAATTGCACCTAGTTAGTGGCTGTCCTATACAGCACAGATAGAGCACAGCACATTTCCATCTTCACAGAAAGTTCCACTGAACAGTACTGCTCTGGAACACCACTGTCAGAGTGCACTGATATTAGTTTTGAATTTTTGCCTTTTGTGTGCTAGGTTTGTATTTAGTGTGCCCATATTATGTTTTAGGCAGTTTGTAGGTTTGGGGTGGGGAGTATAGGGTGATCCAATGGACATGGTCTTGCTTCTGTGGAACTTACAATCAAATAGAGGAGATACACATTAAACCATAGTGCCACACAGCAGTGGAGTAAGGATAATCTTTTGAACAAATGTTGCTGGAACAAGTGGGCAttcatataggaaaaaaatgaaaattgatccctgtctcacaccatatacaaaaattaatttctgttcaGTTATAGATTTAAGTGGAAAAGGCAGAAACCTTAAAACTCCTGGAGGACAATAAGAATATCTTCATGACTTCAGCATAAAGACTTTTAGGACACACATAACACTAACCATAAAGATAAAGATGGGGCAATTTGGCTATGATTAAGAATTTCTTTCCATCAAATCGTGTTAGATCAGAGGTTGTCAACTAGCTATGAAAATGGTTTGTTTAGCCCTCAGAATGTTctcaaaaatgtatttgaattggctgggtgtggtggctcatgtctataatcctggcacttttgaAGGCTGgtgagggaggatcacttgagctcgggaggtcgataccagcctgggcaacatggcaaaaccccacctctacaaaaaaatataaaaattagctgggcatggtggtgtacacttttagtcccagctcctcaggaggctgaggtgggaggatcactggagcctacAGAGGTTGAGGctttagtgagccatgatcatgccactgctctccagcgcaggcaacagagtgagacctcatcttaaaatctatatatgtatttgaatTAATTgtccacatttaaaaattaggatatttcaaataaaattctgggttttcaactttcttttgaaaaataaaaagatttgaaaatactAGGCCAATTCCTCAAGGCAACAAGCAGGAGCTGCACCAAGGTACTGCAGGAGGTGTGTTCTCTTCAGTCCATACCAGCCCCAACTAGTCCTGCTTTGCAAAACTTGCCTAGGCACTAGATTTTGCCGTAGTTGTATTCAATAAACACAGACATAATGTAGTAACTGCCAAGTATGCTAGTATGCTAGGTGCTTAACAGGAAAAAGTACTGGattttatgaaagagaaaaaagaggggtCTTTCTTTAGCTAGATCAGGGAAGATTCTgcaagtgacatttgagctgggcAAGCTGGCAGGGTAGCAGTGGTTCAGCAGACTCCATTTGTAAAGGCAAAGGGTAGGACCCAGATCTGGTCCCATATCCTACTTTGTGTAGGTCTCACAATAGTCCTAATGTGAATTATTAAGCACAAGGGGAAGGAAGAGTAAACTCAATAAGACTAAAAAGGGCGTATTAGCTTGGAGCCATGACCTGGGAATGATTTCCAATTGCAACACTATTAGGACAGGTACTTGTAACCAGTAAGCCAGGGATAATGGGAAAAGTATCAGGCATGGGGTGAAAAGAACCCAGAgctttctttttatgtttgaaTATATGACTGCCATGAAAATAAGGAAACCTGCAGAAACGAGACCAAATTAACAACTAGATTCACTGATAATGAGCTTTCTGGGGCACTGGTCCACAACGGCCCCACACTGTCACTGTGCCCGGCAGCTGCAGAggcaatttcttcttcttccccttatGAAGACCTGCAGACCTGCTTTTTTCCTGATGCTGTATATTCTTTCAGAGTCAGACAATCTCATTTCTCTGCACCCTGTAGATCTCTTCAAAGAGAGCTCTGGGCACAAAGAAGATACTTGGGTGTGGAGAATAATATGAATACAGCCTCCAACCCAATATTGTTATGTGGCAAATGTTCAGTTTATAAGAGAATGTCCCGAAGGTGAGAACTCTTGTTAAAGCACCATCACAAAAATAATGTTGGTAGTTCCTAATCTgatgtgttttgcatttttaccATAGGGGCCATATTCACCAAAAAAGAGACCACATTTTCCAGCACTTAAAAAGAAGAAGCATGGCATGAAAAACATCCTTCGAAAATCAGATTTGACAGTAGGAAAGCTTCAAATGCAGGTAGTGGACAAAGGCTTTTAACTTTTGAATCTCAGAAGCATCAGAGAACCAGGCTTAACCAAACGCACAGCCCTATTAGACAGCATGGGTGGGATGAAATTAATGATTAGCATTAAGAAATAATGTTAGTAGGGGGGCATTCTGAAAGTGGCTAAAGGATTGCTAAGGACACCTAGGATGATGCTGTATACctgataaatattaaatgaattcaATTAAAGTGAAGGCATATACATAGGTTTCTTTTCAGAAGAACTGAGATCGTCTTTATCACTGGGTGGTAAATGTACGCTTTCAAGCTCCATTTGCTATGACTTGaattagaataatattttaagacttgCAAAATGTCCACCAGTTCCAGAACTCTTCTCTTGGGAAAAGCAACTATCCCTTTGATTTTGACAAGGCTTTCCAAAACATGGCTTCATTTCTTGGTATTTATCTGTCATAGGTGGATGACCTCATAGAAACAGTGACTGATAAATCCATGAAGTTATTGGCCCAAAGACATGCTGAGCTTCAACGGTGTGAGTTTCTGGGGGATGAAATTCTTCAGTCTTCTAAACAGTTCCAGAGGATATCCAAGAGAACCATGAGgaagtataaatttaaaaatgtgtgtttccCATgtacctgctgctgctgcttctgacTTTGTTCCTGATTCTTTAAAAGTTATCTTcccaaggctgggcgtggtggctcacgcctgtaatctcagcactttgggaggccgaggcaggcagatcctttgaggtctggagttcaaaaccagcctggccaacatggtgaaaccccatctctactaaaaatacaaaaattagccaggtgtggtggcaggcgcctataatcccagctattcggggggctgagacaggagaattgcttgaacctgggaggcagaggctgcagtgagccgagatcgcaccactgcactacagcctgggtgacagcgcaagactccatctcaaaaataaataaataaaagttatcttCCAAGAGACTCTTATCTTTACTTAATCCTGAAAAAATCTCTCTAGTGAATTAATCAacgggggtggggatggggagacagcatttaaaaaaaattctacccaatagtcctttaaaaaataaatatcttttttgaaAAACTGGTATTTgtctggggcacagtggctcatgcctatactcccagcactttgggaggctgaggtgggtggatcacatgaacccaggagtttgagaccaacttgggcaatatagtgagaatcTCTTactacaaaaaacttttaaaaattagctgggtatggtgatgtgttgcctgtagtcccagctacttgggaggctgacatagaagaattgcttaagcctgggaggt
This sequence is a window from Macaca fascicularis isolate 582-1 chromosome 2, T2T-MFA8v1.1. Protein-coding genes within it:
- the C2H3orf49 gene encoding putative uncharacterized protein C3orf49 homolog, translating into MARPQLYLPEPFKIAYGKVGQCRRFQQLKKKNGSFKRKGIESDKTLQTVIFILFRWHRAVSTNLLKQNVLVPKEESSSDSDMGFHESQQNQKRNLMTKVKTAFGRMLSYKCRSKLASASKEGSTDHKEALLSNMQSLLPRIVKELPSPKLFTAKMRKLSENATIQLDVVEAETEEITQGNTLLRARRTTKRLSVTSLPSGLQKGPYSPKKRPHFPALKKKKHGMKNILRKSDLTVGKLQMQVDDLIETVTDKSMKLLAQRHAELQRCEFLGDEILQSSKQFQRISKRTMRKYKFKNVCFPCTCCCCF